One Streptomyces sp. NBC_00102 DNA segment encodes these proteins:
- a CDS encoding aspartate kinase: MGLVVQKYGGSSVADAEGIKRVAKRVVDAKKSGNQVVVVVSAMGDTTDELIDLAEQVSPMPAGREFDMLLTAGERISMALLAMAIKNLGHEAQSFTGSQAGVITDSVHNKARIIDVTPGRIRTSIDEGNIAIVAGFQGVSQEGKNITTLGRGGSDTTAVALAAALEAEVCEIYTDVDGVFTADPRVVKKAQKIEWISFEDMLELAASGSKVLLHRCVEYARRYNIPIHVRSSFSGLRGTWVSNEPQGDQQVEHAIISGVAHDVSEAKITVVGVPDKPGEAAAIFRTIANAEVNIDMVVQNVSAAATGLTDISFTLPKAEGRKAIDALERAKGTIGFDSLRYDDQIAKISLVGAGMKTNPGVTAGFFEALSDAGVNIELISTSEIRISVVTRADDVNEAVRAVHTAFGLDSDSDEAVVYGGTGR, from the coding sequence GTGGGCCTGGTCGTGCAGAAGTACGGAGGCTCATCCGTAGCCGATGCCGAGGGCATCAAGCGCGTCGCCAAGCGAGTCGTCGATGCCAAGAAGAGCGGCAACCAGGTGGTTGTCGTGGTGTCCGCGATGGGCGACACGACGGACGAGCTGATCGATCTCGCCGAGCAGGTATCGCCGATGCCTGCCGGGCGTGAGTTCGACATGCTCCTGACCGCCGGAGAGCGGATCTCCATGGCCCTGCTGGCCATGGCGATCAAAAACCTGGGCCACGAGGCCCAGTCGTTCACGGGCAGCCAGGCCGGCGTCATCACCGACTCCGTCCACAACAAGGCGCGCATCATCGATGTCACGCCCGGCCGCATCCGGACCTCGATCGACGAGGGCAACATCGCCATCGTCGCCGGGTTCCAGGGCGTGAGCCAGGAGGGCAAGAACATCACCACCCTCGGCCGCGGTGGGTCCGACACCACCGCCGTCGCCCTCGCCGCGGCGCTGGAAGCCGAGGTCTGCGAGATCTACACCGACGTCGACGGCGTCTTCACCGCCGACCCCCGGGTCGTCAAGAAGGCCCAGAAGATCGAGTGGATCTCCTTCGAGGACATGCTGGAGCTGGCCGCGTCCGGCTCCAAGGTGCTGCTGCACCGCTGCGTCGAGTACGCACGCCGATACAACATCCCGATCCACGTCCGCTCGTCCTTCTCGGGACTGCGCGGCACCTGGGTCAGCAACGAGCCGCAAGGGGACCAGCAGGTGGAGCACGCGATCATCTCCGGAGTCGCCCATGACGTCTCCGAGGCCAAGATCACCGTCGTCGGCGTCCCCGACAAGCCGGGCGAGGCCGCCGCGATCTTCCGCACCATCGCCAACGCCGAAGTCAACATCGACATGGTGGTCCAGAACGTCTCCGCTGCCGCGACGGGGCTGACGGACATCTCCTTCACCCTCCCCAAGGCCGAGGGCCGCAAGGCCATCGACGCCCTGGAGCGGGCCAAGGGGACCATCGGCTTCGACTCGCTGCGCTACGACGACCAGATCGCCAAGATCTCGCTGGTCGGCGCGGGCATGAAGACGAACCCGGGCGTCACCGCCGGATTCTTCGAGGCGCTCTCCGACGCCGGTGTGAACATCGAGCTCATCTCGACCTCCGAGATCCGCATCTCGGTGGTCACCCGCGCCGACGACGTCAACGAGGCCGTCCGCGCCGTGCACACCGCCTTCGGTCTCGACAGCGACTCCGACGAGGCCGTCGTCTACGGAGGCACCGGCCGATGA
- a CDS encoding aspartate-semialdehyde dehydrogenase, whose protein sequence is MTARRPSLAVVGATGASGGVMLQILSQHADVWGEVKLIASPRSAGRKLAVRGEEKEVLPISEDVFDGVDIAVFLVPDKVAALWAPVAASRGAAVVDGSTAFRLDQDVPLVVPEVNPHAARTRPRGIVASPDCTTLSLIVPVGALHAAFGLRELTVSTYQAVSGRGRDGVAALRSELGVVSAGLAAGAELGTRPGDVRRALGDRPTSPFPAPVALNVVPWAGTDAGDGWSSEELSIREECRKILGLPHLRTAITCVYVPVVTTHSMSVHARFEDEVTVGRAHEILATAPGVVLFDSPASGDFPTPSDVVGTDPTWAGRVRRSLDDPQGLEMFLCGDNLRKGGALNVAQIAESLAASLGGS, encoded by the coding sequence ATGACCGCACGCCGCCCCTCGCTCGCGGTCGTCGGTGCGACCGGGGCGAGCGGCGGCGTCATGCTCCAGATCCTTTCGCAGCACGCGGACGTCTGGGGCGAGGTGAAGCTGATCGCCTCACCGCGTTCGGCCGGCCGCAAGCTGGCCGTACGCGGCGAGGAGAAGGAAGTCCTCCCGATTTCCGAGGACGTCTTCGACGGCGTCGACATCGCCGTCTTCCTGGTGCCCGACAAGGTCGCGGCCCTCTGGGCACCCGTCGCCGCGTCCCGGGGCGCCGCCGTGGTCGACGGCTCCACCGCCTTCCGCCTCGACCAGGACGTGCCGCTGGTCGTCCCCGAGGTCAACCCGCACGCGGCCCGTACCCGCCCGCGCGGAATCGTCGCCTCGCCGGACTGCACCACGCTCTCGCTGATCGTCCCGGTCGGCGCGCTGCACGCCGCCTTCGGCCTGCGCGAACTGACCGTCTCCACCTACCAGGCCGTGAGCGGCCGGGGCCGCGACGGCGTCGCCGCCCTGCGCTCGGAACTCGGCGTCGTGTCCGCCGGCCTGGCGGCCGGTGCGGAGCTGGGCACTCGCCCCGGGGACGTACGCCGCGCCCTCGGTGACCGCCCCACCAGCCCCTTCCCCGCCCCCGTCGCGCTGAACGTCGTGCCCTGGGCCGGTACGGACGCGGGCGACGGCTGGTCCTCCGAGGAACTCTCCATCCGCGAGGAATGCCGCAAGATCCTCGGCCTGCCCCACCTGCGTACCGCCATCACCTGCGTGTACGTCCCCGTCGTCACCACGCACTCGATGTCCGTCCACGCGCGCTTCGAGGACGAGGTCACCGTCGGCCGGGCCCACGAGATCCTGGCCACCGCCCCCGGTGTCGTCCTCTTCGACAGCCCCGCCTCGGGCGACTTCCCGACCCCGTCGGACGTGGTCGGGACCGATCCCACCTGGGCCGGCCGGGTACGCCGCTCCCTGGACGACCCGCAGGGCCTGGAGATGTTCCTCTGCGGGGACAACCTGCGAAAAGGCGGGGCCCTGAATGTGGCCCAGATCGCCGAATCCCTGGCGGCCTCCCTGGGCGGCTCCTGA
- a CDS encoding SigE family RNA polymerase sigma factor, whose amino-acid sequence MPVISPLTAANATSPVRLPPQREGAEEAVAAGTTVDHLTETYRAHYRSLLGLAALLLDDTASCEDVVQEAFIRVHSARSRVREPEKTLAYLRQTVVNLSRSALRRRILGLKLLSKPMPDMASAEEGAYDQLERDALIKAMKGLQRRQREVLVLRYFADMTEAQVADTLGISLGSVKAYGSRGIAALRLVMEAQA is encoded by the coding sequence ATCCCGGTGATCTCCCCGCTGACCGCTGCGAACGCGACGAGCCCCGTCAGGCTCCCCCCGCAGCGCGAGGGCGCTGAAGAGGCGGTGGCGGCGGGAACGACGGTCGACCATCTGACCGAGACCTACCGCGCCCACTACCGTTCGCTCCTCGGCCTCGCCGCGCTGCTGCTGGACGACACCGCCTCCTGCGAGGACGTCGTGCAGGAGGCGTTCATCCGCGTGCACTCGGCCCGCAGTCGCGTACGGGAACCCGAGAAGACGCTCGCCTACCTCAGGCAGACGGTCGTCAACCTCTCCCGTTCCGCGCTCCGCCGCCGCATCCTCGGGCTGAAGCTGCTCTCCAAGCCCATGCCGGACATGGCCAGCGCGGAGGAGGGGGCGTACGACCAGCTGGAGCGGGACGCGCTGATCAAGGCGATGAAGGGCCTCCAGCGGCGCCAGCGGGAAGTGCTCGTGCTCCGCTACTTCGCGGACATGACCGAAGCTCAGGTCGCCGATACCCTTGGTATCTCCCTGGGCTCGGTCAAGGCGTACGGTTCGCGCGGGATCGCCGCTCTGCGCCTCGTGATGGAGGCGCAGGCATGA
- a CDS encoding SDR family NAD(P)-dependent oxidoreductase → MSTTDFQDRSVVVTGAGSGIGRATALRFAAQGAKVLVADLDKERADQTVTDIAAEGGTAVAVVGDLSEQTVVDQVVRTAVENFGGLDVLVNNAGIMDSMSAAADVTDGEWERVIRINLTAPFLLTRAALPHMLAAGKGAIVNTASEASLRGSAAGAAYTASKHGIAGLTKSTAVMYRGQGVRTNAIAPGGTITNIQVNADRDALGPAVLGSYMGNVGKPASADEQAAAIVFLASDAASNINGVILAVDNGWSAV, encoded by the coding sequence ATGAGCACCACCGATTTCCAGGACCGCAGCGTCGTCGTCACCGGCGCGGGCAGCGGCATCGGCCGGGCCACCGCCCTCCGGTTCGCCGCCCAGGGCGCCAAGGTCCTCGTCGCCGACCTGGACAAGGAGCGGGCCGACCAGACCGTCACCGACATCGCGGCGGAGGGCGGCACGGCCGTCGCGGTCGTGGGCGACCTGAGCGAGCAGACCGTGGTGGACCAGGTCGTGCGCACCGCCGTGGAGAACTTCGGCGGCCTCGACGTACTGGTCAACAACGCCGGGATCATGGACTCCATGTCGGCGGCGGCGGACGTCACGGACGGCGAGTGGGAGCGGGTCATCCGCATCAACCTCACCGCGCCGTTCCTGCTGACGCGGGCCGCGCTCCCGCACATGCTGGCGGCCGGAAAGGGCGCGATCGTGAACACCGCCTCGGAGGCCAGCCTGCGCGGCTCGGCCGCGGGCGCCGCGTACACCGCGTCGAAGCACGGCATCGCGGGGCTCACCAAGTCGACCGCCGTCATGTACCGCGGCCAGGGCGTCCGCACCAACGCCATCGCCCCCGGCGGCACCATCACCAACATCCAGGTGAACGCCGACCGCGACGCGCTCGGCCCGGCCGTCCTCGGCTCCTACATGGGCAACGTCGGCAAGCCGGCCTCCGCCGACGAGCAGGCCGCGGCGATCGTCTTCCTCGCCTCGGACGCGGCGAGCAACATCAACGGCGTGATCCTCGCCGTGGACAACGGCTGGTCGGCGGTCTGA
- a CDS encoding LamG-like jellyroll fold domain-containing protein → MAQNGAAPQVTTVSKETVPTGTHRVAVVHDARTDRITLYVDAQKEEGVSATFKAPVASTGGLQVGRTLLADGAGGSYLRGAVDEVHAYTGALSERAVQDLANGYYPCLTCS, encoded by the coding sequence GTGGCGCAGAACGGGGCAGCGCCCCAGGTCACGACGGTGAGCAAGGAGACCGTACCCACCGGCACCCACCGGGTGGCAGTGGTCCACGACGCACGGACCGACCGCATCACGCTCTACGTGGACGCCCAGAAGGAGGAAGGCGTGAGCGCCACCTTCAAGGCCCCCGTGGCGAGCACCGGAGGCCTCCAGGTCGGACGCACCCTCCTGGCGGACGGCGCCGGGGGCTCGTACCTGCGCGGAGCCGTGGACGAGGTCCACGCGTACACCGGGGCCCTGTCCGAGAGGGCGGTCCAGGACCTCGCCAACGGGTACTACCCCTGCCTGACCTGCTCCTGA
- a CDS encoding TetR/AcrR family transcriptional regulator: MGDAPTSAARSARAGRPPLTERRKAATRLEIAEVAVRLFAEKGVAATSADEIAAEAGVSTRTLWRYFPTKEACVQPLLAVGVDSLAEALRDGSGQEPLIDALEAMRPDTMRPTAGSADVLSLVRLTRTEPGLRAVWLQTHLEAESVLAEAIAQRTGESPDALAPRVAAAMINVALRVAAEDYAWNPGGSDRALDEVAREALRIAAEALRQG, from the coding sequence ATGGGAGACGCTCCGACCTCTGCCGCTCGGTCCGCCCGCGCCGGCCGCCCGCCCCTGACCGAGCGCCGGAAGGCGGCCACCCGGCTGGAGATCGCGGAAGTCGCGGTTCGCCTCTTCGCGGAGAAGGGTGTCGCCGCCACCTCCGCCGACGAGATCGCCGCCGAGGCGGGCGTCTCGACCCGCACGCTCTGGCGGTACTTCCCGACCAAGGAGGCGTGCGTCCAGCCGCTGCTCGCGGTCGGCGTCGACTCGCTCGCCGAGGCGCTGCGCGACGGCTCCGGGCAGGAACCGCTGATCGACGCGCTGGAGGCCATGCGGCCCGACACCATGCGCCCGACCGCGGGGTCGGCGGACGTACTCAGCCTGGTACGGCTCACCCGTACCGAACCGGGGCTCCGGGCCGTCTGGCTCCAGACCCACCTGGAGGCCGAGTCGGTCCTCGCGGAAGCCATCGCCCAGCGCACCGGGGAGTCCCCGGACGCGCTGGCGCCCCGGGTCGCCGCCGCCATGATCAACGTCGCGCTACGGGTCGCCGCCGAGGACTACGCGTGGAACCCGGGGGGTTCCGACCGGGCCCTGGACGAGGTCGCGCGCGAGGCGCTGCGCATCGCGGCCGAGGCCCTGCGGCAGGGCTGA